A genomic window from Streptomyces spororaveus includes:
- a CDS encoding lamin tail domain-containing protein, giving the protein MSASLATRRAVTTVLAAGALIGAAALPAAAHDDDRHGHRGSHSSVVISDVQYGTGGRDRSDRALNREWVEVENTGRHAVNLRGFTLTDRQGNRYRFSDFRLDGRSSVRVHTGQGRDTRHDVYQDRRHQIWDERDTATLRDNRGNVVDTETWGRRGSR; this is encoded by the coding sequence ATGTCCGCTTCCCTCGCCACCCGCCGCGCCGTCACCACGGTCCTGGCCGCCGGCGCGCTGATCGGGGCGGCCGCCCTGCCGGCCGCCGCCCACGACGACGACCGGCACGGCCACCGGGGTTCGCACTCCTCGGTCGTCATCAGCGACGTCCAGTACGGCACCGGCGGCCGGGACCGCTCCGACCGTGCGCTGAACCGTGAATGGGTCGAGGTGGAGAACACCGGCCGCCACGCCGTCAACCTGCGCGGCTTCACCCTCACCGACCGGCAGGGCAACCGCTACCGCTTCTCCGACTTCCGCCTGGACGGCCGCTCCAGCGTGAGGGTCCACACCGGCCAGGGCCGCGACACCCGCCACGACGTGTACCAGGACCGCCGCCACCAGATCTGGGACGAGCGCGACACCGCCACCCTCCGCGACAACCGCGGCAACGTCGTCGACACCGAGACCTGGGGCCGCCGCGGCTCCCGCTGA
- a CDS encoding serine hydrolase domain-containing protein: protein MTLGALAPPAASSARPDAVQRHLDALVRSDGLPAALASVRDGKGRTRTYTAGVGDLATGAKVPQDGQVRVGSTTKTFTAVVVLQLVAEGKVGLDTDVDTYLPGLVRGEGIDGRGITVRELLQHTSGIPDYEEEVGDALLERRYLEPRDLLDIALRKKAGFAPGKGWAYSNTNYVLAGLIVQKVTGRPLAEEIDRRVVRAAGLRHTYFPAAGDTTLRERHPRGYHRESAGAPWHDVTGIDPSASWAAGQMISTGSDLNRFFTALLAGDLLEDAQLAEMRATVPLGDTGAGYGLGIMSRPLSCGGLYWGHGGDIPGYETRGGVTDDGRAAASVTVTAVPADVAATRRVESAVDTALCAAKRA from the coding sequence ATGACGCTGGGTGCCCTGGCACCGCCCGCGGCATCCTCCGCCCGGCCGGACGCGGTCCAGCGGCACCTCGACGCGCTGGTGCGTTCCGACGGCCTGCCCGCCGCGCTGGCGAGCGTCCGGGACGGCAAGGGCCGCACCCGTACCTACACCGCGGGGGTGGGCGACCTGGCCACGGGGGCGAAGGTGCCGCAGGACGGGCAGGTGCGGGTGGGCAGCACCACCAAGACCTTCACCGCGGTGGTCGTCCTGCAGCTGGTGGCCGAGGGGAAGGTCGGCCTCGACACCGATGTCGACACCTATCTGCCGGGTCTCGTCCGCGGGGAGGGGATCGACGGGCGCGGCATCACCGTCCGTGAGCTGCTCCAGCACACCAGCGGGATTCCCGACTACGAGGAGGAGGTCGGCGACGCCCTCCTGGAACGCCGGTACCTGGAACCCCGCGACCTCCTGGACATCGCCCTGCGCAAGAAGGCCGGCTTCGCCCCCGGGAAGGGCTGGGCCTACAGCAACACGAACTACGTACTGGCCGGCCTGATCGTCCAGAAGGTCACCGGCCGGCCGCTCGCCGAGGAGATCGACAGGCGTGTGGTCCGGGCCGCCGGACTGCGCCACACCTACTTCCCGGCCGCCGGTGACACGACGCTCCGGGAACGCCATCCCCGGGGCTACCACAGGGAATCGGCCGGTGCGCCGTGGCACGACGTCACGGGCATCGACCCGTCCGCGAGCTGGGCGGCGGGGCAGATGATCTCCACCGGCTCCGACCTCAACCGGTTCTTCACCGCGCTCCTGGCCGGTGACCTGCTGGAGGACGCGCAGCTCGCGGAGATGCGCGCCACCGTCCCCCTCGGGGACACCGGCGCCGGATACGGACTGGGGATCATGAGCAGGCCTCTGTCGTGCGGCGGCCTCTACTGGGGCCACGGCGGCGACATCCCGGGGTACGAGACCCGCGGCGGGGTCACCGACGACGGCCGCGCGGCGGCGAGCGTCACGGTGACCGCCGTCCCCGCCGACGTGGCGGCCACGAGGCGCGTGGAGAGCGCGGTGGACACGGCCCTGTGCGCCGCGAAGCGGGCGTAG
- a CDS encoding CAP domain-containing protein — protein MSRHASFLTTARSLAAAGVLSAALIPVSALPAAAATCDAAAAARAPVSSNDSAARNALICLINNQRTQRGLPALTTNQALTTAAQQHSAAAVQQKWWGPGRDSHRNPQTGSTPQTRIKAAGYCPNPRSWAVAEITYTGWGGSGTPNAAVNWWMNVSTWGHRQIILDPSMREIGAWAQPGSADPAGAGASQAGTYVVTFGRCQQ, from the coding sequence TTGAGCAGACACGCCTCGTTCCTCACCACCGCACGGAGCCTGGCTGCGGCCGGAGTCCTGTCGGCCGCACTGATACCGGTGTCGGCCCTGCCGGCGGCAGCCGCCACGTGCGACGCCGCGGCCGCTGCCCGGGCCCCGGTCAGCAGCAACGACAGCGCCGCACGGAACGCACTGATATGCCTCATCAACAACCAGCGCACGCAGAGAGGGCTGCCCGCCCTCACCACGAACCAGGCACTGACCACCGCGGCGCAGCAGCACTCCGCCGCCGCCGTGCAGCAGAAGTGGTGGGGACCGGGCAGGGATTCGCACCGCAACCCGCAGACCGGTTCGACACCGCAGACCCGGATCAAAGCCGCGGGCTACTGCCCCAACCCCAGGTCATGGGCCGTCGCCGAGATCACCTACACCGGCTGGGGCGGCTCCGGGACCCCGAACGCCGCGGTCAACTGGTGGATGAACGTCAGCACATGGGGCCACCGCCAGATCATCCTCGACCCGTCGATGCGAGAGATCGGCGCCTGGGCCCAGCCGGGTTCGGCCGACCCGGCCGGAGCCGGCGCGAGCCAGGCCGGAACCTACGTCGTGACCTTCGGCCGCTGCCAGCAGTGA
- a CDS encoding YceI family protein, which translates to MTVEISDLTGDYVLDPAHTRIGFVARHAMVTKVRGAFHQFEGTAHLDGADPARSTAQVVIKAESIDTGVEQRDQHLRTNDFLDAPNFPDLTFRSTSVEPRSDTEYRVTGDLTIKDTTRPVTVDLEYTGNAVDPFGNLRVGLEGAVTISRKDFGVTWNAALEGGGVLVGDKVVLEFDISAIKQG; encoded by the coding sequence ATGACCGTCGAAATCTCCGACCTCACCGGGGACTACGTCCTCGACCCCGCCCATACCCGGATCGGGTTCGTCGCCCGCCACGCCATGGTGACCAAGGTCCGCGGCGCGTTCCACCAGTTCGAAGGCACCGCCCACCTCGACGGCGCCGACCCGGCCCGGTCCACCGCCCAGGTGGTGATCAAGGCCGAGAGCATCGACACCGGCGTCGAACAGCGCGACCAGCACCTGCGCACCAACGACTTCCTCGACGCCCCCAACTTCCCCGACCTCACCTTCCGCAGCACCTCGGTCGAACCCCGCTCCGACACCGAGTACCGCGTCACCGGCGACCTGACCATCAAGGACACCACCCGCCCGGTCACCGTCGACCTCGAGTACACCGGCAACGCCGTCGACCCGTTCGGCAACCTGCGGGTCGGCCTGGAAGGCGCGGTGACCATCTCCCGCAAAGACTTCGGCGTGACCTGGAACGCGGCCCTGGAAGGCGGCGGCGTGCTGGTCGGCGACAAGGTCGTCCTGGAGTTCGACATCTCCGCGATCAAGCAGGGCTGA
- a CDS encoding chaplin: MSAVQKSFAIAATAATVVMGAAGLASADAGAHGAAVGSPGVLSGNLAQVPVHIPVNVCGNSVNVIGLLNPAFGNTCVNA, translated from the coding sequence ATGTCCGCAGTGCAGAAGAGCTTCGCCATCGCCGCCACCGCGGCCACCGTCGTCATGGGCGCCGCGGGCCTGGCCTCCGCCGACGCCGGCGCCCACGGTGCCGCTGTGGGTTCCCCCGGCGTCCTGTCCGGCAACCTGGCCCAGGTCCCCGTCCACATCCCGGTCAACGTGTGCGGGAACAGCGTCAACGTCATCGGCCTGCTCAACCCGGCCTTCGGCAACACCTGCGTCAACGCCTGA
- a CDS encoding copper chaperone, which produces MTQVNARRVRSLRTMRVRRLLRPRVCLGFELAALAAWITLAVLTAAAGTHGAHGAPHTHAAAGPKAAAPMDLAMWTLMSVAMMLPSAVPELDHVGTNSLRRRRQRAMATFAAAYLAVWIGYGALLLHLAPLWSPLPGKAVLASALALAAVWQLTVHKRRALRDCHRSSPLPLSGWPAVAGATRYGLRHGGACLRSCWALMLVMAVAGGAAGGIGMLGWTVLLTGIVTTEKLARRPRRPTHVAAAVLAAAAVTAALTAGLA; this is translated from the coding sequence ATGACACAGGTGAACGCCCGGCGGGTGCGCTCCTTGCGGACGATGCGCGTGCGCCGGCTGCTGCGGCCGCGGGTCTGCCTCGGCTTCGAGCTGGCGGCCCTCGCCGCCTGGATCACCCTGGCCGTGCTGACCGCGGCCGCCGGGACCCACGGCGCGCACGGGGCTCCCCACACCCACGCAGCGGCCGGCCCGAAGGCGGCCGCCCCCATGGACCTGGCGATGTGGACGCTGATGAGCGTCGCGATGATGCTGCCCTCGGCGGTCCCCGAACTCGACCACGTGGGCACCAACAGCCTGCGCCGCCGACGGCAGCGCGCGATGGCGACGTTCGCCGCCGCCTACCTGGCCGTCTGGATCGGATACGGCGCCCTGCTGCTGCACCTGGCACCGCTGTGGTCGCCGCTGCCCGGGAAGGCCGTACTCGCCTCGGCGCTGGCGCTGGCGGCCGTATGGCAGCTGACCGTCCACAAACGCCGTGCCCTGCGGGACTGCCACCGCTCCTCCCCACTGCCCCTGAGCGGCTGGCCCGCGGTGGCCGGAGCCACCCGCTACGGACTGCGCCACGGCGGAGCCTGCTTGCGTTCGTGCTGGGCGCTGATGCTCGTGATGGCCGTGGCGGGAGGGGCCGCCGGGGGGATCGGGATGCTCGGCTGGACCGTGCTGCTCACCGGGATCGTCACGACCGAGAAACTCGCCCGCAGACCGCGCCGCCCCACGCACGTCGCGGCCGCGGTCCTGGCCGCCGCCGCGGTGACGGCCGCCCTCACCGCCGGGCTCGCCTGA
- a CDS encoding tyrosinase family protein, translating to MTVHVRRNVWTLPDGDLTLAHYAAAVAEMKSRDPQDPTSWFYQAAMHKTTVTPPKPLWNGCQHGSWFFLPWHRMYLYFFERIVRATVVDLGGPDDWALPFWSYDTGGTQARIPAAFRDPQGGTNPLFAQRGNNVNLGQALPFQITSPASALARPKFVGEAEFGGGITPDGDAIWNRHGQIELTPHGAVHNHLGGLMKNPRTAAQDPVFWLHHANIDRLWSVWASRPGHSDPTADPRWTDQEYRFFDADGTERTLTPAGVEDIENQLGYTYEPHPAITTPTPAPPPVPEMAAGNPGASGPARPERRELIGASRHPVRLVGRAASVAVPIDERTVRSLGTGLGAMAAEARGRVYLSVEDIEGDESPDTVYGIYVNLPDGAPDELAESHRVGNLPFFGIELAQDPRGDEHPHGLRVTVEITPLVRRLEAENAWDDREVRVTFLPLGFTEPVDQDDPPVQIGRVSLGYT from the coding sequence ATGACGGTGCACGTGCGCAGGAACGTGTGGACACTTCCGGACGGCGACCTGACGCTCGCACACTATGCCGCGGCCGTCGCCGAGATGAAGAGCCGCGACCCGCAGGACCCCACGAGCTGGTTCTACCAGGCAGCCATGCACAAGACGACGGTGACACCGCCGAAGCCGCTGTGGAACGGCTGCCAGCACGGGTCCTGGTTCTTCCTCCCGTGGCACCGCATGTACCTCTACTTCTTCGAGCGGATCGTGCGCGCGACCGTCGTGGACCTGGGCGGCCCGGACGACTGGGCCCTGCCCTTCTGGTCCTACGACACCGGCGGCACACAAGCCCGGATCCCCGCCGCCTTCCGAGACCCGCAAGGCGGCACCAACCCCCTCTTCGCCCAGCGGGGCAACAACGTCAACCTGGGCCAGGCCCTGCCCTTCCAGATCACCTCCCCGGCATCGGCGCTGGCACGCCCCAAGTTCGTCGGAGAGGCGGAATTCGGCGGCGGCATCACCCCGGACGGTGACGCCATCTGGAACAGACACGGACAGATCGAACTCACCCCGCACGGCGCCGTGCACAACCACCTCGGCGGCCTGATGAAGAATCCCCGCACCGCCGCACAGGACCCCGTCTTCTGGCTTCACCACGCCAACATCGACCGCCTCTGGTCCGTATGGGCGAGCCGCCCCGGGCACAGCGACCCGACCGCCGACCCGCGCTGGACGGACCAGGAATACCGGTTCTTCGACGCCGACGGGACCGAGCGGACCCTGACCCCGGCCGGCGTCGAGGACATCGAGAACCAGCTCGGGTACACCTACGAACCGCACCCGGCGATCACCACCCCGACCCCGGCCCCGCCCCCGGTGCCCGAGATGGCGGCGGGCAATCCCGGCGCCTCCGGGCCGGCCCGGCCCGAGCGGAGGGAACTGATCGGCGCGTCCCGGCATCCCGTACGCCTCGTCGGCCGCGCCGCGAGTGTCGCCGTACCCATCGACGAACGCACGGTGCGTTCGCTCGGCACGGGCCTCGGCGCCATGGCCGCCGAAGCCCGGGGACGGGTCTATCTCAGCGTCGAGGACATCGAGGGCGACGAGAGCCCCGACACCGTCTACGGCATCTACGTCAACCTGCCCGACGGAGCCCCGGACGAACTGGCGGAGAGCCACCGGGTCGGCAACCTGCCGTTCTTCGGCATCGAGCTGGCACAGGATCCACGAGGCGACGAACACCCGCACGGCCTGCGGGTGACCGTGGAGATCACCCCGCTGGTGCGCAGACTCGAAGCGGAGAACGCCTGGGACGACCGCGAGGTGCGCGTGACCTTCCTTCCGCTCGGCTTCACGGAGCCGGTCGACCAGGACGACCCCCCGGTCCAGATCGGACGCGTCAGCCTCGGCTACACCTGA
- a CDS encoding nSTAND1 domain-containing NTPase, protein MPRPERPLDPDSGPLTRFAADLRRLREAAGRPPYRALAKRAHYSSTTLSDAAGGHTFPSLAVTLAYVEACQGDRRTWETRWHTAAAEIAATTAPQAGEPGPSGRRTAPYAGLAAFQPEDTDRFFGREQLTGELLAKVRDHRFLTVFGPSGSGKSSLLRAGLVARTRTAGRPVLLFTPGPHPVQEHAIHLAAATGEAPGPLLGELRDDPMALHLRIRKAMIGHPPDADTLIVVDQFEETFTLCGDQDERDAFITMLITAATAPPSRTRVVLGVRADFYGHCLQHPRLLEAMRDAQLAVGPMSSQELREAVVRPALLADCTVAGPLLAAVVADATGQPGALPLISHAMVETWHRRSGSRLTLEGYLAAGGIRHALAHTAEAAYGALSPAQQDLAKSLFLRLTALGDGTEDTRRRITANELDPHPDTAHVLESLARQRLVTLSDGCVEITHEAIIRCWPRLRGWLTEDRDRLLLHRRLTDASADWEAQDHDPHALYRGARLAAALDLAAAGDSRLTALERRFLDAGREAQAGETAAVRRRTVRLRQLVTLLTVLVAVAATAGALAVGSRDSAIRQRNVAVARKAAADAAEMRPHDPSLAAQLNLAAYRLAGTRDVRDQLLSTFATPYTGRLTGHTSDVVSLSTAPDSTLLATASWDGTARLWDIENARRPLQLAVVNQHDRLLSVAFGEDGRILATAGEHAVRLWDVTDRRAPAELGTLPDQHAAPTWVAYRPAGGVLATGHTDGTARLWNVDDPRRPRLLATLPGHTAAVTSVTFSPDSRTLATTGDTTTRLWNAGDPAHPLLLDTLRGHTDTVTSAAFSPDGRTLATGSWDRTARLWPIAGGERTRPAAVLSGHPAIVWSVAFSPDGTTLVTIGGSTHFWDVTTPAGPRRTSTLQGGFYQAAFTPDGRVLANSDRLLDLRDLSLATHDDVVTSLAFAPGGRLLASASWDGTARLWQVTGGRALWPLSALHGHTRFVRCVTFSPDGRVLVTASEDGTARVWNVTDPRKPRLTSVITPDGGEVAGTAFAPDGHLLAVWDQQTAGLWDLTDPAAPRPLSRITDSGPHVTTASFRPDGRTLVTSTGESGSLRFWDITRPRTPRELPSPFRADPLTGGVFSPDNRQLAAFHRTDKTVWLIDVHDIHHPAKTAQLTVPGSWLYTLAFAADGRRLAAGAADSKALLWDLNGPPAPAVLTGHTNPVPAVAFTPDGNTLATGGNDFTIRLRDTALDQVTARICDSVHPPITPAQWAQYFPALDFAPPCPAPAARTRPAPR, encoded by the coding sequence ATGCCACGCCCCGAACGCCCGCTCGACCCGGACTCCGGTCCGCTCACACGGTTCGCGGCCGACCTCCGCCGACTGCGCGAGGCAGCCGGCCGGCCGCCCTACCGGGCACTGGCGAAAAGGGCGCACTACTCGTCCACCACCCTCTCGGACGCCGCCGGCGGACACACGTTCCCGAGCCTCGCCGTCACACTCGCGTACGTCGAGGCATGCCAGGGCGACCGCCGCACCTGGGAAACCCGATGGCACACGGCCGCCGCCGAGATCGCCGCCACCACGGCCCCACAGGCCGGCGAGCCCGGCCCCTCCGGCCGGCGGACCGCCCCCTACGCCGGACTGGCCGCATTCCAACCGGAAGACACCGACCGCTTCTTCGGGCGCGAGCAGCTGACCGGCGAGCTGCTCGCCAAGGTCCGCGACCACCGCTTCCTGACCGTCTTCGGCCCGTCCGGATCGGGAAAGTCCTCGCTGCTACGGGCCGGACTCGTCGCCCGCACCCGCACAGCGGGCCGGCCCGTGCTCCTGTTCACCCCGGGCCCCCACCCCGTACAGGAACACGCGATCCACCTCGCCGCGGCGACGGGAGAAGCCCCCGGCCCGCTGCTGGGCGAACTGCGCGACGACCCCATGGCACTGCACCTGCGGATCCGGAAAGCGATGATCGGCCACCCACCGGACGCCGACACGCTGATCGTGGTCGACCAGTTCGAGGAGACCTTCACCCTCTGCGGCGACCAGGACGAACGCGACGCCTTCATCACCATGCTGATCACCGCCGCCACGGCGCCGCCCAGCCGCACCCGCGTAGTACTCGGCGTACGCGCCGACTTCTACGGCCACTGCCTCCAACACCCCCGCCTCCTCGAAGCGATGCGCGACGCACAGCTCGCGGTCGGACCGATGAGCAGCCAGGAACTGCGCGAGGCCGTCGTCCGGCCGGCCCTGCTCGCCGACTGCACCGTGGCCGGCCCGCTGCTCGCAGCCGTGGTCGCGGACGCCACCGGCCAGCCCGGCGCGCTGCCCCTGATCTCCCACGCCATGGTCGAAACCTGGCACCGGCGCAGCGGCAGCCGCCTCACCCTGGAGGGATACCTGGCCGCGGGCGGAATCCGGCACGCGCTCGCCCACACCGCGGAGGCGGCCTACGGGGCCCTGTCACCGGCACAGCAGGACCTCGCCAAGTCCCTGTTCCTGCGGCTCACCGCACTCGGCGACGGCACCGAGGACACCCGGCGCCGCATCACCGCGAACGAACTCGACCCGCACCCCGACACCGCCCACGTACTCGAATCCCTCGCCCGCCAACGGCTCGTGACCCTCTCCGACGGATGCGTCGAGATCACCCACGAAGCGATCATCCGCTGCTGGCCCCGACTGCGCGGCTGGCTCACCGAAGACCGCGACCGGCTCCTCCTGCACCGCCGGCTCACCGACGCGAGCGCCGACTGGGAAGCACAGGACCACGACCCGCACGCCCTGTACCGGGGCGCCCGCCTGGCCGCGGCACTGGACCTGGCCGCCGCCGGCGACAGCCGCCTCACCGCCCTCGAACGCCGCTTCCTCGACGCCGGCCGCGAAGCCCAGGCCGGCGAGACCGCGGCCGTCCGACGGCGCACCGTCCGCCTGCGCCAGCTGGTCACCCTGCTCACCGTGCTGGTGGCCGTCGCGGCGACCGCAGGCGCACTGGCCGTCGGCTCACGCGACTCGGCCATCCGCCAGCGCAACGTCGCCGTCGCGCGCAAGGCCGCCGCGGACGCGGCCGAGATGCGCCCGCACGACCCCTCGCTCGCCGCGCAGCTGAACCTGGCCGCCTACCGGCTGGCAGGCACCCGTGACGTCCGCGACCAGCTCCTGAGCACCTTCGCGACCCCGTACACCGGCCGGCTCACCGGCCACACCTCCGACGTGGTATCGCTCTCCACCGCCCCGGACAGCACCCTCCTGGCCACCGCGAGCTGGGACGGCACGGCCCGGCTGTGGGACATCGAGAACGCCCGCCGCCCGCTCCAGCTGGCCGTCGTGAACCAGCACGACCGCCTGCTGTCGGTCGCCTTCGGCGAGGACGGCCGCATCCTGGCCACAGCCGGCGAACACGCCGTGCGGCTGTGGGACGTGACCGACCGGCGCGCGCCCGCCGAACTGGGCACCCTGCCCGACCAGCACGCCGCCCCGACCTGGGTGGCGTACCGGCCCGCCGGCGGTGTCCTGGCCACCGGCCACACCGACGGCACGGCGCGCCTGTGGAACGTGGACGACCCCCGCCGCCCGCGGCTGCTGGCCACCCTGCCCGGTCACACCGCCGCGGTCACCTCGGTGACGTTCAGCCCCGACAGCCGCACGCTGGCGACCACCGGCGACACCACCACCCGGCTGTGGAACGCCGGCGACCCCGCGCACCCCCTCCTCCTCGACACCCTGCGCGGCCACACCGACACCGTGACCTCGGCCGCGTTCAGCCCCGACGGCAGGACCCTGGCGACCGGCAGCTGGGACCGCACCGCACGCCTGTGGCCCATCGCCGGCGGCGAACGGACGCGACCCGCCGCCGTCCTGTCCGGCCATCCCGCGATCGTCTGGTCGGTCGCCTTCAGCCCGGACGGCACCACCCTGGTCACCATCGGCGGATCCACCCACTTCTGGGACGTCACCACCCCGGCCGGCCCGCGCCGCACCAGCACCCTCCAGGGCGGCTTCTACCAGGCCGCGTTCACCCCGGACGGCCGCGTACTCGCCAACTCCGACCGGCTCCTGGACCTGCGGGACCTCTCCCTCGCCACCCACGACGACGTCGTCACCTCCCTCGCGTTCGCCCCCGGCGGCCGCCTCCTGGCCAGCGCCAGCTGGGACGGCACCGCACGCCTGTGGCAGGTCACCGGCGGCCGCGCCCTGTGGCCGCTGTCGGCGCTGCACGGACACACCCGGTTCGTCCGCTGCGTGACGTTCAGCCCGGACGGCCGCGTCCTGGTCACCGCGAGCGAGGACGGCACCGCCCGCGTCTGGAACGTCACCGACCCCCGAAAGCCCCGCCTGACATCGGTCATCACCCCCGACGGCGGCGAGGTCGCCGGCACCGCCTTCGCCCCGGACGGCCACCTCCTGGCCGTCTGGGACCAGCAGACGGCCGGCCTGTGGGACCTCACCGATCCCGCCGCCCCCCGGCCACTGAGCCGGATCACCGACAGCGGACCCCACGTCACCACGGCCTCCTTCCGGCCCGACGGCCGCACGCTGGTCACGAGCACCGGCGAGTCCGGCTCCCTGAGGTTCTGGGACATCACCCGACCGCGCACCCCCCGCGAACTCCCGTCCCCGTTCCGGGCCGACCCCCTCACCGGCGGCGTGTTCAGCCCCGACAACCGGCAACTGGCCGCCTTCCACCGCACCGACAAAACCGTCTGGCTGATCGACGTCCACGACATCCACCACCCGGCGAAGACCGCACAACTGACCGTGCCCGGCTCCTGGCTCTACACCCTGGCCTTCGCCGCGGACGGCCGCCGGCTGGCGGCCGGCGCCGCGGACAGCAAAGCCCTCCTGTGGGACCTGAACGGCCCGCCCGCCCCCGCGGTCCTCACCGGCCACACCAACCCCGTACCGGCCGTGGCGTTCACGCCCGACGGCAACACCCTGGCCACCGGCGGCAACGACTTCACCATCCGGCTGCGGGACACCGCCCTGGACCAGGTCACCGCCCGCATCTGCGACAGCGTCCACCCCCCGATCACCCCGGCCCAGTGGGCCCAGTACTTCCCGGCACTCGACTTCGCCCCGCCCTGCCCCGCCCCGGCCGCCCGCACACGCCCCGCACCGAGATGA
- a CDS encoding RICIN domain-containing protein produces MRAVRRLMLLGAVTGLLAGAAFTGSPAYAAAPLLKSNLNGRCADVFMFHQENGASTVTWDCHGGTNQQWYWDGEQIRSSMNGKCLEIYGPHLGEQGSVSLWDCNGALHQKWYRIGSEIRNRVNGKCLDILAGRPENGQLLVSWSCNGARSQSWDF; encoded by the coding sequence ATGAGGGCTGTGCGACGACTGATGCTGCTGGGGGCGGTCACGGGGCTGCTGGCCGGCGCTGCGTTCACGGGCTCGCCGGCGTATGCCGCGGCGCCGCTGCTCAAGTCCAACCTGAACGGGAGGTGCGCCGACGTCTTCATGTTCCACCAGGAGAACGGTGCCTCCACCGTGACGTGGGACTGCCACGGCGGTACCAACCAGCAGTGGTACTGGGACGGCGAGCAGATCCGGTCCAGCATGAACGGGAAGTGCCTGGAGATCTACGGTCCGCATCTGGGTGAACAGGGCTCGGTGTCCCTGTGGGACTGCAACGGCGCTCTCCACCAGAAGTGGTACCGCATCGGCAGCGAGATCCGTAACCGGGTGAACGGGAAGTGTCTCGACATCCTGGCCGGGCGGCCCGAGAACGGCCAGCTCCTGGTGAGTTGGAGCTGCAACGGGGCGCGGAGCCAGAGCTGGGACTTCTGA
- a CDS encoding MFS transporter has protein sequence MTGVSTGPATGPLFSHRDRAVIAAASLSMLLVQMDWFALNLMLPVIAKEFRTPTTDLQWLVSGYMLSLGALMIVGGRLADVRGRRTVIVWGLTGFALLSVVCAAARNVPWLVAGRVVQGATAALVFPVAVAVVTAYFQDRRQARAVGTVLAFSAVGTALGPFVGGAFAEHVSWRAVFLLNVPVCATAVLLILRFVTDTRDEHASHRMDLPGAVTLAGGLTAVMLAVDQGSRWGWASPATLLVLIGAVLLLVAFVLIESRTAEPLLDLSLLHNRPFVTITLAGSVSNIVYCLVAVLCALYLQQARGLSPLDAGLVFLALSVGAGSASYFSGHLAQRWRPAALMAAGLLLSGAALLVLTWSGPLALYTAVFAVVGVGLGLGWALTNAATQSYVAPGRLAAASGLVLTSLVLLGAVAVSVAATVLEALSGSAQAAASDADAIAWVLRAAAVLAVAGAALLVPLLRAGGGHDT, from the coding sequence ATGACAGGGGTATCGACCGGGCCGGCGACCGGCCCGCTGTTCTCCCACCGCGACCGGGCGGTCATCGCGGCGGCGTCGCTCTCGATGCTGCTGGTGCAGATGGACTGGTTCGCCCTGAACCTGATGCTGCCCGTGATCGCGAAGGAGTTCCGTACCCCGACGACCGATCTGCAGTGGCTCGTCAGCGGCTACATGCTGTCGCTGGGAGCCCTCATGATCGTCGGCGGCAGGCTCGCCGACGTCCGCGGCCGCCGGACCGTCATCGTCTGGGGCCTGACCGGGTTCGCACTGCTCTCGGTGGTCTGCGCCGCCGCGCGGAACGTGCCCTGGCTCGTGGCCGGCCGGGTCGTCCAGGGCGCCACGGCCGCCCTGGTCTTCCCGGTGGCCGTGGCCGTCGTGACCGCGTACTTCCAGGACCGGCGGCAGGCGAGAGCTGTGGGCACCGTCCTCGCCTTCAGCGCCGTCGGCACGGCACTCGGCCCGTTCGTGGGCGGCGCCTTCGCCGAGCACGTGAGCTGGCGCGCGGTGTTCCTGCTGAACGTGCCGGTCTGCGCGACCGCCGTCCTCCTCATCCTCAGATTCGTGACCGACACCCGCGACGAACACGCCTCGCACCGGATGGACCTGCCCGGAGCCGTCACCCTGGCGGGCGGCCTGACCGCGGTGATGCTCGCCGTGGACCAGGGCAGCCGGTGGGGATGGGCCTCGCCCGCCACCCTGCTCGTCCTCATCGGGGCGGTCCTGCTGCTCGTCGCCTTCGTACTGATCGAGTCCAGGACCGCCGAACCGCTCCTGGACCTGTCGCTGCTGCACAACAGGCCCTTCGTGACGATCACGCTCGCCGGGTCGGTGTCCAACATCGTCTACTGCCTGGTGGCCGTGCTGTGCGCGCTGTACCTGCAGCAGGCCAGGGGACTGTCCCCGCTGGACGCGGGACTGGTCTTCCTCGCCCTCTCCGTGGGCGCCGGCTCGGCCAGCTACTTCTCCGGGCACCTCGCGCAGCGGTGGCGGCCGGCGGCGCTGATGGCGGCGGGCCTGCTGCTCAGCGGCGCCGCCCTGCTGGTCCTCACCTGGAGCGGGCCCCTCGCCCTCTACACCGCCGTGTTCGCCGTGGTCGGGGTCGGGCTGGGCCTCGGCTGGGCCCTGACCAACGCCGCCACCCAGTCCTACGTGGCCCCGGGCCGCCTCGCCGCCGCGTCCGGGCTGGTCCTCACCTCCCTGGTGCTCCTGGGCGCGGTCGCCGTCAGCGTGGCCGCGACGGTCCTGGAGGCCCTGAGCGGGTCCGCGCAGGCGGCGGCCTCGGACGCGGACGCCATCGCATGGGTGCTGCGCGCGGCAGCGGTACTCGCCGTGGCCGGGGCGGCGCTCCTCGTTCCGCTCCTGCGCGCCGGCGGCGGGCACGACACCTGA